A single Anopheles maculipalpis chromosome 3RL, idAnoMacuDA_375_x, whole genome shotgun sequence DNA region contains:
- the LOC126561499 gene encoding ubiquitin-protein ligase E3B: protein MFGRTETNKDSFLVQTKAAREERANERAQEERRDRSILLLQRNIRGWLARTKFRQRILNEFDELLPPIANVGKPVDLKPNLAVYGAASHFLLQWKAETAAPESAPQRERLERLCRYLVASLESDSTKTSYIGVAFNKELSLAWIRHIKKLLYRCCTAIELLKPEVHSDSISLALYLHTLVAFTSINSWALLRNKSLAGLKPGMTQLCANVMGDLVQKGFYLTLRNVLVKGTCRPVVNLKPISLTALVTLALRPLVSSGYSENLLSQFLVQILSVPGMIMQLEQFTPECLVSIQTHGTLEKTLDLLSGEQSTKFVVASLQNSNLLALLANLVHLYYLEPPENASKLAYPAFTFVVTQLLNGILNSLSQAGGAFTQWHELLGWFSPGKDRLQHENLPLIKKQIHLLWNHRIVKLLLGDNLKELAVGYETIDYPIPSGNSTGNLLKRALTFERSSIKGQPNKAGKMYRKLGSGEVSRVALTCSMYHGALSALSQLRLDILSGLCYNDTVLHDLWLLLGSIGPNCGLKGFIELLQVSQTNYAPPLLLLSLFCDCMTHYVTILDDLEMYEQQTPFTLNDYIVLSHFLNTFLYRTIQDQILDAKTATSAPLFVSIHTLLLCLYRRDCRRQFAPPNHWLIRDIRPSHFLADLEKGKKHTQILLQKMPHIIPHEDRVQLFRKFVQNEKAVLGLTESACASPSSALVTVHRDRIVEDGYRQLAALPPHGLKGVIRVRFINQQGLDEAGIDQDGVFKEFLEETIKRVFDPSLNLFKTTTEQRLYPSPTSHMQENHLALFEFVGRMLGKAVYEGIVVDVPFASFFLSQVLGQTQQALYSCMDELPSLDKELYRSLTFIKHYQGDVADLDLTFSVDEDVMGKIVTHELHPGGKARAVNNDNKINYIHYMAYFRMHTQIRDQTAAFIRGFRCIVNPDWLALFSTPELQRLISGDTSPLDLKDLRKHTQYYGGFHDGHRVVGWLWDILAKDFTEEEKKLFLKFVTSCSKPPLLGFAHLEPPFSIRCVEVGDDEDIGDTVGSVIRGFFTIRKKDPLNRLPTSSTCFNLLKLPNYQKKSMLRDKLRYAISSNTGFELS, encoded by the exons ATGTTTGGCCGCACCGAAACGAACAAGGACAGCTTTCTCGTCCAAACGAAGGCGGCACGGGAAGAGCGTGCCAATGAACGGGCACAGGAAGAACGGCGGGACCGCTCGATACTGTTGCTGCAGCGTAACATCCGTGGCTGGCTGGCACGTACCAAGTTTCGGCAGAGAATTCT aaATGAATTCGACGAATTGCTTCCACCGATCGCAAACGTCGGTAAACCGGTCGACCTTAAACCAAACCTTGCCGTGTACGGTGCCGCAAGCCACTTCCTACTCCAATGGAAGGCGGAAACAGCCGCCCCCGAGTCAGCCCCACAAAGGGAACGGCTAGAACGACTGTGTCGCTATCTTGTCGCAAGTCTCGAGTCGGATTCAACCAAAACGAGCTACATTGGCGTTGCGTTCAACAAAGAGCTCAGCCTTGCCTGGATCCGGCACATAAAGAAGCTGCTGTACCGATGCTGCACCGCGATCGAGCTGCTCAAGCCCGAAGTGCACAGCGATAGCATATCATTGGCCTTATATCTGCACACGCTGGTCGCATTTACGTCGATCAACAGTTGGGCGTTGTTGCGGAATAAATCGCTGGCCGGGCTGAAACCCGGCATGACGCAACTGTGCGCGAACGTGATGGGTGATCTCGTACAGAAGGGTTTCTATCTGACGCTGCGTAATGTGCTGGTAAAGGGGACCTGCCGTCCGGTAGTCAACTTGAAACCAATTTCCTTAACCGCTCTCGTAACGCTCGCCCTTCGTCCACTCGTATCGTCCGGGTACAGTGAGAATCTGCTCAGCCAATTTCTCGTGCAGATCCTCTCAGTACCCGGGATGATTATGCAGCTCGAACAGTTCACACCGGAATGCCTCGTAAGCATCCAAACGCATGGGACGCTGGAAAAAACGCTCGATCTGCTGAGCGGCGAACAGTCCACCAAGTTCGTGGTTGCTAGCCTGCAGAACAGCAACCTTCTTGCGCTGCTTGCCAATCTGGTGCATCTGTACTATCTGGAACCGCCGGAAAATGCGTCCAAACTGGCCTACCCTGCTTTCACGTTTGTCGTTACGCAGCTGCTGAACGGTATACTGAACAGTCTTAGCCAGGCCGGTGGTGCGTTTACCCAGTGGCACGAACTGTTGGGATGGTTTTCACCCGGCAAGGATCGGTTGCAGCACGAAAATTTGCCACTCATCAAGAAGCAGATCCATCTGCTATGGAACCATCGGATcgtgaagctgctgctgggcGACAATCTGAAGGAGCTGGCCGTTGGGTACGAAACGATCGACTATCCCATCCCGAGTGGGAACAGTACGGGGAATTTGTTGAAGCGTGCGCTTACGTTCGAGCGTAGCTCGATCAAAGGGCAACCGAACAAGGCGGGAAAGATGTACCGGAAGCTGGGATCGGGTGAAGTGTCCCGGGTGGCACTAACCTGCTCGATGTATCACGGTGCGCTGAGTGCGCTGTCCCAGTTACGGCTGGATATACTTTCCG GTCTTTGCTATAACGATACGGTGCTACACGATCTGTGGCTTCTGCTCGGATCGATCGGTCCCAACTGTGGTCTGAAAGGCTTCATCGAGCTGCTGCAAGTCAGCCAAACGAATTATGCGCCaccattgctgctgctttcgctGTTCTGTGACTGTATGACCCACTACGTGAC TATTTTAGACGACTTGGAAATGTACGAACAGCAAACTCCATTCACGCTGAACGACTATATCGTGCTGTCCCACTTTCTGAACACATTCCTGTACCGTACCATCCAGGATCAGATACTGGACGCGAAAACGGCCACGAGCGCACCGCTGTTCGTGTCCATACACACGCTCCTACTGTGCCTGTATCGTCGCGATTGTCGCCGTCAGTTTGCACCACCGAATCATTGGCTAATCCGCGACATACGACCGTCCCACTTTCTGGCCGATCTGGAGAAGGGCAAAAAGCACACCCAGATATTGCTGCAAAAGATGCCCCACATTATCCCGCACGAAGATCGGGTGCAGCTGTTCCGGAAGTTTGTACAGAACGAAAAAGCGGTACTGGGATTGACGGAATCCGCTTGTGCTTCGCCTAGCTCCGCACTGGTTACCGTACACCGGGATCGTATTGTGGAGGATGGTTATCGGCAGCTGGCCGCATTGCCTCCCCATGGCCTTAAGGGTGTGATTCGTGTGCGCTTTATCAATCAGCAAGGGCTGGACGAGGCGGGTATCGATCAGGATGGTGTGTTTAAAGAGTTTCTCGAAGAAACGATCAAGCGTGTTTTTGATCCTTCGCTGAATCTGTTCAAAACGACCACCGAGCAACGGCTGTATCCTTCTCCGACCTCACACATGCAGGAGAATCATTTGGCACTGTTTGAGTTTGTCGGGCGTATGTTGGGCAAAGCGGTGTACGAAGGTATTGTAGTGGATGTGCCGTTCGCTTCATTCTTTCTGTCGCAAGTGTTGGGCCAAACGCAGCAAGCACTGTACAGCTGTATGGATGAGTTGCCATCGCTCGACAAGGAACTGTACCGGAGCTTAACGTTCATCAAACACTACCAAGGCGATGTGGCGGATTTGGATCTTACGTTCAGTGTGGATGAGGACGTGATGGGAAAGATAGTGACGCACGAGCTGCATCCGGGTGGGAAAGCACGGGCAgtgaataatgataataa GATTAATTACATCCACTATATGGCTTACTTccgcatgcacacacaaatCCGTGATCAGACGGCCGCCTTTATACGCGGATTTCGGTGCATCGTTAATCCGGACTGGTTGGCACTATTTTCCACACCGGAA CTGCAAAGGCTGATATCGGGCGACACATCTCCGCTAGACTTGAAGGATCTGCGCAAACACACCCAGTATTACGGTGGTTTCCACGACGGTCACCGTGTGGTCGGTTGGCTGTGGGACATACTTGCCAAAGATTTCAccgaggaagagaaaaaattgtTCCTGAAG tttgtaACGAGCTGTTCGAAACCACCACTGCTTGGCTTTGCCCATCTGGAACCTCCCTTTTCCATACGCTGCGTTGAGGTGGGTGATGATGAGGACATTGGCGATACGGTTGGATCCGTCATCCGCGGATTCTTCACCATCCGCAAGAAGGATCCGCTGAACCGATTGCCCACATCGTCCACCTGCTTCAATCTGCTCAAGCTACCGAACTATCAGAAGAAGAGCATGCTGCGGGACAAGCTTCGGTACGCAATATCTAGCAATACCGGGTTTGAGCTTTCGTAA